The stretch of DNA AATTTGTGCACAATTTGCGGTCCTTTTTCCACGTCGACGACCAATTTGTCGACGCCattctgctgctggacttcCGACTCGAGCTTCCCGAGGTCGCGACGGAGCCCGCGCAGCTCAATCTCGATTTTCGGGTACTGTTTGCCGATAATTACCTGCAGAGGCGTGCCCAGCCTTTTAGACCGCGCCAATTTCTCGCCAAGGTGGCCCTCTGTGGCGTCGACGCGGTACCGCAGCCCGTCCAGCTGCGAACAGAATTTTTCCACTGCTCCAAGGTCGCCCGTGTACGACCCAGCCACGACAATGTCCACTTGGATAGGTGCCACGCTGGCCGGCCACCGCAGACCGTCTGCGTCTCTTGTGACTTCTGCAATGGCCGCAACTAGCCGGCTCACGCCAATTCCATAGCAGCCCATTTCGTAGTGCTGTCTGCGACCCTCAGAATCCACAAATCCAGCGTCCAATGGCTCACTGTACCGTTTGCCCAGATAAAACGTGTGGCCAACTTCAATTCCCTTGAAACTTTTCAGTTTTCCTGCCTCGCACAGCGCACACCCATCGCCGGCCTGCGCCTCTGTCAGCGGAACGCCCTCAAAGGTGGTCATTCGCGACCGAGAATAGGCCACCTCCAAGTCTGGTAGCAGCGTGCCGGGGCCCACGCCAACGTCCATAATCCGGATAATGTTcctgaactcgtcgtcgccaGATCGCTTGTACGTCTGCACGGCCTCCTCGGAGCTGATGTCCGTGCGCAACTCCACCAAATCTTCGTCCTTTAGGAATTTAAAGTTCACCGTCCTGCCTTTAGGATAATAGATTAGGCACAGATCGTTTTCCCTCGTCAGATGGTAACTCACCTCTGCCTCGTCAGCAAAATGGCCTTCCGTAATGTGCGGCCTCACCCGCTCGACGTT from Ogataea parapolymorpha DL-1 chromosome VI, whole genome shotgun sequence encodes:
- a CDS encoding Prolyl-tRNA synthetase: MLRRLYSTILGVPTGKLAKNIADLTTTELLMKAGYVSQPNAGLTHWLPLGLSTIRNIEEIIRKHHDKAGCQEVSLSVMSHQSLWDKTGRWQNDELFKVGDFCLAATAEEEMTQLVQRTADSYKKLPVIAYQIGRKYRNEKRPRGGLLRGREFVMKDAYSFDVDQSSALRSFEKMNQVYYDIFKELNVPFVKANADSGAIGGDLSYEWHFLSESGEDTLLECDACGVVGNVERVRPHITEGHFADEAEVSYHLTRENDLCLIYYPKGRTVNFKFLKDEDLVELRTDISSEEAVQTYKRSGDDEFRNIIRIMDVGVGPGTLLPDLEVAYSRSRMTTFEGVPLTEAQAGDGCALCEAGKLKSFKGIEVGHTFYLGKRYSEPLDAGFVDSEGRRQHYEMGCYGIGVSRLVAAIAEVTRDADGLRWPASVAPIQVDIVVAGSYTGDLGAVEKFCSQLDGLRYRVDATEGHLGEKLARSKRLGTPLQVIIGKQYPKIEIELRGLRRDLGKLESEVQQQNGVDKLVVDVEKGPQIVHKLLSVM